From one Catenulispora sp. GP43 genomic stretch:
- a CDS encoding tetratricopeptide repeat protein, whose protein sequence is MLGRGRGTDPQWITQEFAKAEDLAAVGQQERARDRYARLARRLASAPEDLQHYRGLALLGEAETILAMGIFTDAMVRFREAYPLLPEPFRQLPRWLVRQFAEERLRAEDGDLKPIIDFLKAITYGLEPGDEDTAIRTVMWLQKACTTGPTAQREATARAALAALPGVDWPVLALTTMMRRDGRVKEAEDLLAAAVPGGSGELWFRWGIQLSTLLRYDDAISAYDEAFRRGTGPASPWSRGAWLRPEALLFRGLAHQQMGRTDQAETDLRTASQYAPQDPRVHYSLGRLAVQLGEDDLAWNHFSNSLAVEAAFAPARLGLALLREQAGRPAEAIAHYQAALRHDAHSHAARIRLGAVLLAAGRRKEAQGLLESESGQSSYWGGMATFHYGLAQLRANNPAAAIDTWDRLGTTELRDWTAVARDREARKRLGSDPTAARLQWQIAYLDSPEVGEFRIALREAALREAAWMLMAGREIPDNREKAAVALDLAASLPVNEPVDGLRGRQNRLRALVDLAGGATGGLGTFLDVEGRMRDRCHLAVAALLEDRIEDAEPLLAELPDDPDCDPAVARARALYAERTGHWYDAVRWYQRFLGNDVANGGSAGSQDVDADPDADAEPELRDDDTQSLDIQEIANAGPLVAAQRLAAEAEPDDEEPSLPCAAVADVECGKDAVGACAGCGREGCRTHLFRPAGTTSYRCEKCAGPALQSLLYAARKAGVPDEAERTLTSWADALGGSALTPPLRRQLALIRAEAGDLDGALERLPADAQAEGVELLIRRAASAIERGEPYRALGDLRQALQIQPDQPEALAALEALSEYSARQHSEEGRHEEAFAGYLALVREDPTNARLLHALGLSSYQLARVSNRDEYWMWTIGCLVTALYAPDFWARVVGVGDVEADHDQIVRNRRTLLDELRNDLRFADLAAYRGGDEVDAWSVRIGMDVFACEADPQISPTLDALLRQQPDTPALAEWRELADAMHAVDPDAAEDDEAARVAVLYGPFGPQHFLYEDGKFEAAIAALDTVAEADRDEVWTALLRRTLVMRGMELHLDEQWAPALECIARAAALDPDQKPDAVWAEIAAESGMNAARELLRRAEEGEQPASVDATATVNMAATSAPFIADTTKTVNIAAAGLSGRAPDAAGVGAGADGAGGAGGAGDGETPAPVSVLQSVVDVLERALSVAPDVAALQSELGVAHMRRTRELRSEVRDYVLALSHARRAVELRPRDQEAAALLEVVLAERAGSLTRPGPDGDLLEAVQWWQELSEIDASKPEYHAGLSQALKLLACSAALADRRALALDRMTWGLLADQNWTGDADAEAPREIATLLIADAMNTLNPRSFHDRAHRLRTALAYRDTKELRDLMVALWKNEATFQYETRHYGLCAALLEEALHIGEGGTPAGDPDATTILNLRIPRADDPRAGGLQPFHWHRYPRARALLKRTVDHFPDEDELRELHARSTAPEDPAST, encoded by the coding sequence TTGCTGGGGCGTGGACGAGGGACGGACCCGCAGTGGATCACCCAGGAGTTCGCCAAGGCGGAGGACCTGGCTGCGGTGGGTCAACAGGAGCGGGCTCGCGATCGCTATGCGCGCCTGGCCCGACGTCTGGCCTCCGCGCCTGAGGATCTGCAGCATTATCGGGGTCTTGCTCTGCTCGGCGAGGCCGAGACCATCCTGGCGATGGGCATCTTCACCGACGCCATGGTCCGCTTCCGCGAGGCCTACCCGTTGCTCCCCGAGCCCTTCCGGCAGCTGCCGCGCTGGCTGGTGCGGCAGTTCGCCGAGGAGCGGTTGCGGGCCGAGGACGGCGACCTCAAGCCGATCATCGACTTCCTGAAGGCGATCACCTACGGCCTGGAGCCGGGCGACGAGGACACCGCGATCCGCACCGTCATGTGGCTCCAGAAGGCCTGCACCACCGGGCCCACCGCGCAGCGGGAGGCCACGGCCCGGGCCGCGCTGGCCGCGCTGCCCGGCGTCGACTGGCCGGTGCTGGCGCTGACCACCATGATGCGCCGCGACGGCCGGGTCAAGGAGGCCGAGGACCTGCTGGCCGCCGCGGTGCCCGGCGGCAGCGGCGAGCTGTGGTTCCGCTGGGGCATCCAGCTCAGCACCCTGCTGCGCTACGACGACGCGATCTCCGCCTACGACGAGGCCTTCCGCCGCGGCACCGGCCCGGCCTCGCCGTGGTCGCGCGGGGCGTGGCTGCGTCCTGAGGCGCTGCTGTTCCGGGGCCTGGCGCACCAGCAGATGGGCCGCACCGACCAGGCCGAGACCGACCTGCGCACCGCGTCCCAGTACGCGCCCCAGGACCCGCGGGTCCACTACTCGCTGGGCCGGCTCGCCGTGCAGCTCGGCGAGGACGACCTGGCGTGGAACCACTTCAGCAACTCCCTGGCCGTCGAGGCGGCCTTCGCCCCGGCCCGGCTGGGCCTGGCGCTGCTGCGCGAGCAGGCCGGCCGCCCGGCCGAGGCGATCGCGCACTACCAGGCCGCGCTGCGGCACGACGCGCATTCGCACGCCGCGCGGATTCGGCTCGGTGCCGTACTGCTGGCCGCCGGCCGCCGCAAGGAGGCCCAGGGCCTGCTCGAATCGGAGTCCGGACAGTCGTCCTACTGGGGCGGCATGGCCACCTTCCACTACGGCCTGGCGCAGCTGAGGGCCAACAACCCGGCCGCCGCCATCGACACCTGGGACCGGCTGGGCACCACCGAACTGCGGGACTGGACCGCGGTGGCCCGCGACCGGGAAGCGCGCAAGCGCCTCGGCAGCGACCCGACGGCCGCGCGGTTGCAGTGGCAGATCGCTTACTTGGACTCCCCGGAGGTCGGCGAGTTCCGAATAGCGCTGCGCGAGGCCGCGCTGCGCGAGGCGGCCTGGATGCTGATGGCCGGGCGCGAGATACCCGACAACCGCGAGAAGGCGGCCGTGGCGCTGGACCTGGCCGCCTCGCTTCCGGTCAACGAGCCGGTGGACGGCCTGCGCGGCCGGCAGAACCGGCTGCGGGCCCTGGTCGACCTGGCCGGCGGCGCCACCGGGGGCCTGGGGACGTTCCTCGACGTCGAAGGCCGGATGCGCGACCGCTGCCACTTGGCCGTGGCCGCGCTGCTGGAGGATCGGATCGAGGACGCCGAGCCCCTGCTGGCCGAACTGCCCGACGACCCGGACTGCGATCCGGCGGTCGCCCGGGCCCGTGCGCTGTACGCCGAGCGCACCGGTCACTGGTACGACGCCGTGCGGTGGTACCAGCGCTTCCTGGGCAACGACGTCGCCAACGGCGGCTCGGCCGGATCGCAGGATGTTGACGCGGACCCGGACGCCGACGCCGAGCCCGAGCTCCGCGACGACGACACCCAGAGCCTGGACATCCAGGAGATCGCCAACGCCGGACCGCTGGTCGCCGCGCAGCGTCTGGCCGCGGAGGCCGAGCCCGACGACGAGGAGCCGTCGCTGCCGTGCGCGGCGGTGGCGGACGTGGAGTGCGGCAAGGACGCGGTCGGAGCCTGCGCCGGATGCGGTCGCGAAGGCTGCCGGACGCACCTGTTCCGCCCCGCCGGGACCACCTCCTACCGGTGCGAGAAGTGCGCCGGACCGGCCCTGCAGTCGCTGCTGTACGCGGCCCGCAAGGCCGGGGTCCCCGACGAGGCCGAGCGCACCCTGACCTCCTGGGCCGACGCCCTGGGCGGCAGTGCCCTGACCCCGCCGCTGCGCCGCCAGCTGGCCCTGATCCGGGCCGAGGCCGGCGACCTGGACGGCGCCTTGGAGCGGCTGCCCGCCGACGCCCAGGCCGAGGGCGTCGAACTGCTCATCCGGCGCGCGGCCTCGGCGATCGAGCGCGGCGAGCCGTACCGGGCGCTCGGCGATCTGCGGCAGGCGCTGCAGATCCAGCCGGACCAGCCGGAGGCGCTGGCGGCGCTGGAGGCGTTGTCGGAGTACTCCGCGCGGCAGCATTCCGAAGAGGGACGTCATGAAGAGGCCTTCGCCGGGTATCTGGCGTTGGTGCGCGAGGACCCGACGAACGCCCGGCTGCTGCACGCCCTCGGGCTGTCCTCGTACCAGCTGGCCCGGGTCTCGAACCGCGACGAGTACTGGATGTGGACCATCGGCTGCCTGGTGACGGCGCTGTACGCGCCGGACTTCTGGGCGCGGGTGGTCGGGGTCGGCGACGTCGAGGCCGACCACGACCAGATCGTCCGGAACCGCCGCACCCTGCTCGACGAGCTGCGCAACGACCTGCGGTTCGCCGACCTGGCGGCGTACCGGGGCGGCGACGAGGTGGACGCCTGGAGCGTCCGGATCGGGATGGACGTCTTCGCCTGCGAGGCGGATCCGCAGATCAGCCCCACGCTGGACGCTCTGCTGCGCCAGCAGCCGGACACCCCGGCGCTGGCCGAGTGGCGCGAGCTCGCCGACGCGATGCACGCCGTGGACCCCGACGCGGCCGAGGACGATGAGGCGGCGCGGGTCGCGGTGCTGTACGGGCCGTTCGGTCCGCAGCACTTCCTGTACGAGGACGGCAAGTTCGAGGCGGCGATAGCGGCCCTGGACACGGTCGCCGAGGCCGATCGCGACGAGGTGTGGACCGCGCTGCTGCGCAGGACGCTCGTCATGCGCGGTATGGAGCTGCACCTGGACGAGCAGTGGGCCCCCGCGTTGGAGTGCATAGCCCGGGCGGCCGCGCTGGATCCGGATCAGAAGCCTGACGCGGTGTGGGCGGAGATCGCCGCCGAGTCCGGGATGAACGCGGCGCGGGAGCTGCTGCGGCGTGCCGAGGAAGGCGAGCAGCCGGCCTCCGTGGACGCCACGGCGACGGTGAACATGGCCGCCACGAGCGCGCCGTTCATCGCCGACACGACCAAGACGGTGAACATCGCGGCGGCCGGTCTGTCCGGGCGGGCCCCGGACGCGGCCGGCGTCGGTGCCGGCGCTGACGGTGCCGGTGGCGCCGGTGGCGCCGGCGACGGCGAGACCCCCGCGCCGGTCAGCGTTCTGCAGAGCGTGGTCGACGTGCTGGAGCGCGCGTTGTCCGTGGCGCCCGACGTCGCCGCGTTGCAGAGCGAGCTGGGCGTCGCGCATATGCGGCGGACCAGGGAACTGCGCTCCGAAGTGCGGGACTATGTGCTGGCACTTTCGCATGCGCGGCGCGCGGTCGAATTGCGGCCCCGTGACCAGGAGGCCGCGGCCCTGCTGGAAGTGGTGCTCGCCGAGCGGGCCGGCTCGCTGACCCGGCCCGGGCCCGACGGCGACCTGCTGGAGGCGGTGCAGTGGTGGCAGGAACTCAGCGAGATCGACGCCTCGAAGCCTGAGTACCACGCCGGCCTGTCGCAGGCGCTGAAGCTGCTGGCCTGCTCGGCCGCCCTGGCCGACCGGCGCGCCCTCGCCCTGGACCGGATGACCTGGGGGCTGCTGGCCGACCAGAACTGGACCGGCGACGCCGACGCCGAGGCGCCCCGCGAGATAGCGACCCTGCTCATCGCCGACGCGATGAACACGCTCAACCCGCGCTCCTTCCACGACCGCGCGCACCGCCTGCGCACCGCGCTGGCGTACCGCGACACGAAGGAACTCCGGGACCTGATGGTCGCGTTGTGGAAGAACGAGGCCACGTTCCAATACGAGACCCGCCACTACGGTCTGTGCGCCGCCCTCCTGGAGGAGGCGCTCCATATTGGTGAGGGCGGCACCCCCGCCGGCGATCCCGACGCGACGACCATCCTCAACCTGCGCATCCCCCGCGCGGACGACCCCCGCGCCGGAGGCCTGCAACCCTTCCACTGGCACCGCTACCCGCGGGCCCGAGCCCTGCTGAAGCGCACGGTGGACCACTTCCCCGACGAAGACGAGCTCCGCGAACTCCACGCCCGGAGCACCGCCCCCGAAGACCCCGCGAGCACCTGA
- a CDS encoding MarR family winged helix-turn-helix transcriptional regulator codes for MHPDTHPAQQEADTEEVVAAVLAASRLIVGMSASALADVDDSLTLPQLRTLVVLADRPPMKQADLAAELGVNPSTVLRMADRLAAAGLMARQPNPDSRREQLVGLTPAGRDLVHRVMDRRSQEVTALVGHLTSADRAGLVHGLRALTEAVADPYPDSPDHPGLRLG; via the coding sequence GTGCATCCGGACACCCATCCCGCCCAACAGGAAGCCGACACCGAGGAAGTCGTCGCGGCCGTCCTCGCGGCCTCACGCCTGATCGTCGGCATGTCCGCGAGCGCCCTGGCCGACGTCGACGACTCCCTGACCCTCCCGCAGCTGCGCACCCTGGTCGTCCTGGCCGACCGTCCGCCGATGAAGCAGGCCGACCTGGCTGCCGAACTCGGCGTGAACCCCTCCACCGTCCTGCGCATGGCCGACCGCCTGGCCGCCGCCGGCCTGATGGCGCGCCAGCCCAACCCCGACAGCCGCCGCGAACAGCTCGTCGGCCTCACCCCGGCCGGCCGAGACCTGGTCCACCGGGTCATGGACCGGCGCTCGCAGGAGGTCACGGCACTGGTCGGCCACCTGACGTCGGCCGACCGCGCGGGCCTGGTGCACGGGCTGCGGGCGCTGACCGAGGCGGTGGCGGACCCGTACCCGGACTCCCCGGACCATCCGGGGCTCCGGCTCGGGTAG
- a CDS encoding GlxA family transcriptional regulator — translation MAGARRVVIAVFPDVDLLDVTGPAEVFALANRECGRTAYRVDLAGRQVGAVATSAGVRLLTDLAFAEVTGAIDTLVVPGAVDIGAAGPVARVDQDVVAWVAAVAPSVRRVASVCVGAHVLAAAGLLDGKTATTHWSTAAQLAAEHPAVRVDPDPIFVRSGKVWTGAGISACMDLALALVAEDLGEELALAVARQLVVYLKRQGGQSQFSVPLSTPPAGRRDIDTLRMYIAEHLGADLSAPALAERMCLSERHFARVFRQETGTTPAAYVEAARVEAARRLLESTDQPLEEVAAGSGLGSVETLHRALRRQIGTTPAAYRRRFRITI, via the coding sequence ATGGCTGGAGCTCGGCGAGTGGTGATCGCGGTCTTCCCCGATGTCGACCTGCTCGACGTCACGGGGCCGGCGGAGGTGTTCGCGCTGGCGAACCGGGAATGCGGACGGACCGCGTACCGGGTCGACCTCGCCGGACGCCAGGTCGGGGCCGTCGCCACCTCGGCGGGCGTCCGACTGCTCACCGACCTGGCGTTCGCCGAGGTCACCGGCGCTATCGACACCCTGGTGGTGCCCGGCGCCGTGGACATCGGCGCCGCGGGGCCGGTGGCGCGGGTGGACCAGGACGTGGTGGCGTGGGTGGCCGCGGTGGCGCCCTCGGTCCGGCGCGTGGCCTCGGTGTGCGTCGGCGCGCACGTCCTGGCCGCCGCCGGCCTGCTCGACGGCAAGACCGCCACGACGCACTGGTCCACCGCCGCACAGCTGGCGGCGGAGCACCCGGCCGTACGGGTGGACCCCGACCCGATCTTCGTGCGATCAGGGAAAGTCTGGACCGGCGCGGGAATCAGCGCCTGTATGGACCTCGCGCTCGCCCTGGTAGCCGAGGACCTGGGGGAAGAACTGGCCCTGGCGGTGGCGCGCCAGCTGGTGGTCTATCTGAAGCGGCAGGGCGGCCAGAGCCAGTTCTCGGTACCGCTCAGCACGCCGCCGGCCGGCCGCCGCGACATCGACACGCTGCGGATGTACATCGCCGAACACCTCGGCGCCGACCTGTCGGCGCCGGCGCTGGCCGAGCGCATGTGCTTGAGCGAACGGCACTTCGCACGCGTCTTCCGCCAGGAGACCGGCACGACGCCGGCCGCCTACGTGGAGGCCGCGCGCGTGGAGGCGGCACGGCGGCTGCTGGAGAGCACCGACCAGCCGCTGGAAGAGGTGGCGGCGGGCAGCGGTCTGGGCTCCGTCGAGACGCTGCACCGCGCGCTGCGCAGGCAGATCGGGACGACCCCGGCCGCCTATCGGCGCCGGTTCCGCATCACCATCTGA
- a CDS encoding winged helix-turn-helix domain-containing protein yields METIDYGPGDLGRVRFVVSPLGHLIHGVHDGPCSRQSPWRQRWWPKARRQVSLGSAKLVPLINRAHPDAPAFLPLAIAGDGEGAASPTFEQELDQLRATPPHLLGYRLATTPVRTDEADRLIRGLRNQEDASLRAVVDGLLALYRATLMPDWPTVAERLQRDISLRRRQIQRHGTLPMLTNLHPDITWRPGTDPAGPARGLILAPCLFGQQRAHGGPGADGTQVVIYPTADPDEARPAPEDHLAALLGAGRAAVLRSLRSPASTSGLAARLGITAPMASTHTALLRNAGLVTTARDGKSVRHELTAVGRELVELNPGEGWPGAG; encoded by the coding sequence ATGGAGACCATCGACTACGGCCCCGGGGACCTGGGCCGGGTCCGCTTCGTGGTGTCGCCGCTGGGGCATCTGATCCACGGCGTGCACGACGGCCCGTGCAGCCGGCAGTCCCCGTGGCGGCAACGATGGTGGCCCAAGGCCCGGCGCCAGGTGAGCCTCGGCTCGGCGAAGCTGGTCCCGCTGATCAACCGCGCGCACCCGGACGCCCCGGCCTTCCTGCCGCTGGCGATCGCCGGCGACGGCGAGGGCGCCGCGTCCCCGACCTTCGAGCAGGAACTGGACCAGCTGCGCGCCACACCCCCGCACCTGCTGGGCTACCGCCTGGCCACCACCCCGGTGCGCACCGACGAGGCCGACCGCCTGATCCGCGGCCTGCGCAACCAGGAGGACGCCTCGCTGCGCGCCGTCGTCGACGGCCTGCTGGCCCTGTACCGGGCCACCCTGATGCCGGACTGGCCGACCGTCGCCGAACGCCTCCAGCGCGACATATCCCTGCGCCGCCGCCAGATCCAGCGCCACGGCACCCTCCCCATGCTGACGAATCTGCACCCTGACATCACCTGGCGGCCCGGCACGGACCCCGCCGGCCCGGCCCGCGGCCTGATCCTGGCACCGTGCCTGTTCGGCCAGCAGCGGGCCCACGGCGGCCCCGGCGCCGACGGCACGCAGGTGGTGATCTACCCGACCGCCGACCCCGACGAGGCCCGCCCCGCCCCCGAGGACCACCTGGCGGCCCTGCTCGGCGCCGGACGCGCGGCGGTGCTGCGCAGCCTGCGCTCGCCGGCGTCGACCTCGGGGCTGGCGGCGCGGCTGGGGATCACGGCGCCGATGGCCTCCACGCACACGGCGCTGCTGCGGAACGCGGGGCTGGTGACGACGGCGCGGGACGGGAAGAGCGTGCGGCACGAGCTGACGGCGGTAGGGCGGGAGTTGGTGGAGTTGAATCCCGGGGAGGGGTGGCCCGGGGCGGGGTGA
- a CDS encoding CehA/McbA family metallohydrolase, with product MCTDGYCEHNVAPLPEPADPAASGLSRRGVLTVGAATAALTLAPMTFAHAADGTDGTAGASGGTPADGTQVTQTITGHLDTGAADFVYLPVQIPAGIKQIDVSYSYDHPTVAAGDKTNSCDIGVFDERGIALGGPGFRGWSGGFRTSFSINASEATPGYLPGPVNKGTWHIALGPYQVAQVGMNYQVQVTLTYGKPGAPFVPNYPPTRAKGRGQAWYRGDCHLHTVYSDGKRLPSEVAAGARAANLDFMVSTDHNTNSSHGVWGQYAGPDLLIITGEEVTTRNGHWVAMGLPAGEWIDWRYRSRDDAFPRFAREVRKHGGIVAPAHMYCAYVACQWKFGFDDADVTEVWTGPWTYDDEHAVSTWDQKLGEAVRSGTRWLPAVGNSDAHSVPQVIGLPHNVVYADDLRTDAVMDGLRAGRNWIAESSAVTLDFTVTGAGKQAGIGQTLKAPAQAPVDVRLEVHGVPNGTVRLITDEGQMFQQSLDAAGDGVVVWRTTPSLAAYVRAEVRHPMADGTPGQGNTMGDALLFGPMAALTNPVFLKETRG from the coding sequence ATGTGCACTGATGGCTATTGCGAGCACAACGTCGCACCGCTGCCCGAGCCGGCCGACCCCGCCGCCTCCGGCCTGTCCCGCCGGGGCGTCCTGACGGTCGGCGCCGCGACCGCGGCGCTCACCCTGGCCCCGATGACCTTCGCCCACGCCGCCGACGGCACTGACGGCACCGCGGGCGCCTCCGGGGGCACCCCGGCCGACGGCACCCAGGTCACCCAGACCATCACCGGCCACCTCGACACCGGCGCCGCCGACTTCGTCTACCTGCCGGTCCAGATCCCGGCCGGGATCAAGCAGATCGACGTCTCCTACTCCTACGACCACCCCACGGTGGCCGCCGGCGACAAGACGAACTCCTGCGACATCGGCGTGTTCGACGAGCGCGGCATCGCCCTGGGCGGTCCCGGCTTCCGCGGCTGGTCCGGCGGCTTCCGCACGTCCTTCTCGATCAACGCCAGTGAGGCGACCCCCGGCTATCTGCCCGGCCCGGTCAACAAGGGCACCTGGCACATCGCCCTGGGCCCCTACCAGGTGGCGCAGGTCGGCATGAACTACCAGGTGCAGGTCACCCTGACCTACGGCAAGCCCGGCGCCCCGTTCGTCCCGAACTACCCGCCGACCCGCGCCAAGGGCCGCGGCCAGGCCTGGTACCGCGGCGACTGCCACCTGCACACCGTCTACTCCGACGGCAAGCGGCTGCCCAGCGAGGTCGCCGCCGGCGCCCGCGCGGCGAACCTGGACTTCATGGTCTCCACCGACCACAACACCAACTCCTCGCACGGCGTCTGGGGCCAGTACGCCGGACCGGACCTGCTGATCATCACCGGCGAGGAGGTCACCACCCGCAACGGGCACTGGGTCGCCATGGGCCTGCCGGCCGGGGAGTGGATCGACTGGCGCTACCGCAGCCGCGACGACGCCTTCCCGCGCTTCGCCCGCGAGGTGCGCAAGCACGGCGGCATCGTCGCGCCGGCGCACATGTACTGCGCCTACGTCGCCTGCCAGTGGAAGTTCGGGTTCGACGACGCCGACGTCACCGAAGTGTGGACCGGCCCCTGGACCTACGACGACGAGCACGCCGTGAGCACCTGGGACCAGAAGCTCGGCGAGGCGGTCCGCTCCGGCACCCGCTGGCTGCCGGCCGTGGGCAACAGCGACGCGCACAGCGTCCCGCAGGTGATCGGCCTGCCGCACAACGTCGTGTACGCCGACGACCTGCGCACCGACGCGGTCATGGACGGCTTGCGCGCCGGCCGTAACTGGATCGCCGAGTCCAGCGCGGTGACCCTGGACTTCACCGTGACCGGCGCCGGCAAGCAGGCCGGCATCGGCCAGACCCTGAAGGCGCCCGCGCAGGCCCCGGTCGACGTCCGGCTGGAGGTGCACGGCGTCCCGAACGGCACCGTCCGCCTCATCACCGACGAGGGCCAGATGTTCCAGCAGTCGCTGGACGCCGCCGGCGACGGCGTCGTCGTGTGGCGCACCACGCCCTCGCTGGCCGCCTACGTCCGCGCCGAGGTCCGCCACCCGATGGCCGACGGCACCCCGGGCCAGGGCAACACGATGGGCGACGCCCTGCTGTTCGGCCCGATGGCGGCCCTGACCAACCCGGTGTTCCTGAAGGAGACCCGCGGCTAG
- a CDS encoding SAM-dependent methyltransferase: protein MVHEHQASNIGGPPETAATSADGAPTAVGSGGTMDVVDTIDSTLIPGWLPPELDTTRAHTARIYEYLLGGMHYFDVDREAAETALRHVPQAREILQENRAFLNRATRFLAAAGVTQFLDLGSGLPGTDNIGDVARRAHPESRIVFVDYDPMVAVHGRALVAAADPAHTAVVEADIRRPAEVLADPELRRVLDLTRPVALVMNSLLHFISPDEDPHAIVAQFLAAVPAGSALVVSHITDGGRPVQAEAAVRAWDQATSPMYMRSEAEIRALFAGTEIIEPGIVPRPLWRPDGEVREDWEEIWGLVGVGIKR, encoded by the coding sequence GTGGTTCACGAACATCAGGCCTCGAACATCGGCGGACCGCCCGAAACCGCCGCGACCTCGGCCGACGGCGCCCCCACGGCGGTCGGCAGCGGAGGGACCATGGACGTCGTCGACACCATCGACAGCACGCTGATCCCCGGCTGGCTCCCGCCGGAACTGGACACCACCAGGGCCCACACCGCGCGCATCTACGAATACCTGCTGGGCGGCATGCACTACTTCGACGTGGACCGCGAGGCCGCCGAGACGGCACTGCGCCACGTCCCCCAGGCCCGCGAGATCCTCCAGGAGAACCGCGCGTTCCTCAACCGGGCGACCAGGTTCCTGGCGGCCGCCGGCGTCACCCAGTTCCTCGACCTCGGCAGCGGCCTGCCCGGCACCGACAACATCGGCGACGTGGCCCGCCGGGCCCACCCCGAGTCCCGCATCGTCTTCGTCGACTACGACCCGATGGTCGCCGTCCACGGCCGCGCCCTGGTGGCGGCGGCGGACCCGGCCCACACCGCGGTCGTCGAAGCCGACATCCGCCGTCCCGCCGAAGTCCTGGCCGACCCGGAACTGCGCCGGGTCCTGGACCTCACCCGCCCGGTGGCCCTGGTGATGAACTCCCTCCTGCACTTCATATCGCCCGACGAGGACCCCCACGCCATCGTCGCGCAGTTCCTGGCGGCGGTCCCCGCCGGCAGCGCCCTGGTGGTCTCGCACATCACCGACGGCGGCCGCCCGGTCCAGGCCGAGGCGGCGGTCCGCGCCTGGGACCAGGCGACCTCGCCGATGTACATGCGCAGCGAGGCGGAGATCAGGGCCCTGTTCGCCGGCACGGAGATCATCGAGCCGGGGATCGTGCCGCGGCCGCTGTGGCGGCCCGACGGCGAGGTGCGGGAGGACTGGGAGGAGATATGGGGGTTGGTGGGGGTGGGGATCAAGCGGTGA
- a CDS encoding cysteine hydrolase family protein, producing MSTSPTLRSVIGLDNALPKLADATLVMVDFQNTYRTGVMELDGADAAVRAGARLLTAAREAGAKVVHIVNDGGEGTPYDIRAEIGSIIAELAPVDGEPVVVKAFPNAFHATELEKTLRELGAGPELVIAGFMTHMCVTFTAQGAFNLGYRPTVVADATATRSLTGPDGTPQPANALQAAALTTIADLFGVVVPDAEALVRG from the coding sequence ATGTCCACGTCACCAACACTGCGTTCCGTCATAGGCCTTGACAATGCATTGCCGAAGCTCGCGGACGCGACGCTCGTCATGGTCGACTTCCAGAACACCTATCGCACCGGCGTGATGGAACTCGACGGCGCCGACGCCGCGGTGCGAGCCGGCGCCCGGTTGCTCACCGCGGCCCGCGAGGCCGGCGCGAAAGTGGTCCACATCGTCAACGACGGCGGCGAGGGCACGCCGTACGACATCCGCGCCGAGATCGGCTCGATCATCGCGGAGCTGGCCCCGGTCGACGGCGAACCGGTGGTGGTGAAGGCGTTCCCGAACGCCTTCCACGCCACGGAGTTGGAGAAGACCCTGCGCGAGCTCGGCGCCGGGCCGGAACTGGTGATCGCCGGCTTCATGACGCACATGTGCGTGACCTTCACCGCGCAGGGCGCCTTCAACCTCGGCTACCGCCCGACGGTCGTCGCCGACGCCACCGCGACCCGGTCACTGACTGGCCCGGACGGCACGCCGCAGCCCGCGAACGCTTTGCAGGCCGCGGCTCTGACCACGATCGCGGACCTGTTCGGGGTCGTGGTGCCGGACGCGGAGGCTCTGGTCAGGGGGTGA
- a CDS encoding ester cyclase, producing MSTPLKLPISGAELQKTVFRMLLAALPDLHIRTEDRLADGGKIVYRNVVTGTHQGTYLGVEPTGKKIIVDTAAQMRQFGIIP from the coding sequence GTGAGCACCCCGCTGAAGCTCCCGATCAGCGGCGCCGAGCTCCAGAAGACCGTGTTCCGGATGCTGCTGGCGGCCCTCCCCGACCTGCACATCCGCACCGAGGACCGGCTCGCCGACGGCGGCAAGATCGTCTACCGCAACGTGGTCACCGGCACCCATCAGGGTACGTACCTGGGGGTGGAGCCGACCGGCAAGAAGATCATCGTCGACACCGCCGCGCAGATGCGGCAGTTCGGGATCATCCCCTAG